A region from the Equus asinus isolate D_3611 breed Donkey chromosome 3, EquAss-T2T_v2, whole genome shotgun sequence genome encodes:
- the LOC139044859 gene encoding UDP-glucuronosyltransferase 2B31-like isoform X2 produces the protein MVQEISNLKGSIVFHQDVSEMDSTSAVATRRATKLYELMRKAEMWLVRTYWDFEFPRPFLPHFQFIGGYHCKPAKSLPKEMEEFAQSSGENGIVVFTLGSMVSNMTEERANVIASAFAQIPQKVIWRYDGKKPDTLGPNTRLYKWIPQNDLLGHPKTKAFITHGGANGIYEAIYHGIPVVGIPLFADQPDNVAHMKTKGAAVRLDFDTMTSSDLLNALKTVIHDPSYKDNAMKLSRIQHDQPMKPLDRAVFWIEFVMRHKGAKHLRPASHDLTWFQYHSLDVIGFLLACVATTVFVIIKCLLCCWKFAKTGKKEKRE, from the exons ATGGTACAAGAGATCAGCAATTTAAAAGGAAGCATTGTGTTCCACCAAGATGTCTCTGAAATGGATTCCACTTCTGCTGTTGCTACAA gAAGAGCCACTAAATTATATGAGTTAATGAGGAAAGCTGAAATGTGGCTCGTTCGAACCTATTGGGATTTTGAATTTCCTCGCCCATTCTTACCACATTTTCAATTTATTGGAGGATATCACTGCAAACCTGCCAAATCCCTGCCTAAG GAAATGGAAGAGTTTGCCCAGAGCTCCGGAGAAAACGGCATTGTGGTGTTTACTCTGGGGTCAATGGTCAGCaacatgacagaagaaagagccaaTGTGATTGCATCAGCCTTTGCCCAGATTCCACAAAAG GTTATATGGAGATATGATGGCAAGAAACCAGACACCTTAGGGCCAAATACGCGGCTTTATAAGTGGATTCCCCAGAATGATCTTCTTG GTCATCCAAAAACCAAAGCCTTTATAACTCATGGTGGAGCCAACGGCATCTATGAGGCGATCTACCATGGGATCCCTGTGGTGGGCATTCCTTTGTTTGCGGATCAACCTGATAATGTTGCTCACATGAAGACCAAGGGAGCAGCTGTAAGACTGGACTTCGACACAATGACAAGTTCAGATTTGCTCAACGCATTGAAGACAGTCATACATGACCCATC ATATAAAgacaatgctatgaaattatCAAGAATTCAACATGATCAACCAATGAAGCCTTTAGATCGAGCAGTCTTCTGGATCGAGTTTGTCATGCGCCACAAAGGAGCCAAACACCTGCGGCCAGCCTCCCACGACCTCACCTGGTTTCAGTACCACTCTTTGGATGTGATTGGGTTCCTGCTGGCCTGTGTGGCAACCACTGTATTTGTCATCATAAAATGTCTGCTTTGTTGCTGGAAGTTTGctaaaacaggaaagaaggaaaaaagggagtaa
- the LOC139044859 gene encoding UDP-glucuronosyltransferase 2B31-like isoform X1, with protein MSLKWIPLLLLLQVSCYFSPGSAGKVLVWPTEYSHWINMKTILDELVQRGHEVTVLTASASILVDPNKPSAIKFEIYPASLTKHDYEAIFKTLVDTWTRLPKDSFWTHFTLMQEIIWQFSDNVLKLCNDAVLNKKLIGKLQESKFDLIFADAVGLCSELLAELLQIPLVYSLRVSPGHTIEKYGGGLPFPPSYVPVVMSELSDQMTFMERVKNMIYVIYFDFWFQTFNEKKWDQFYSEVLGRATKLYELMRKAEMWLVRTYWDFEFPRPFLPHFQFIGGYHCKPAKSLPKEMEEFAQSSGENGIVVFTLGSMVSNMTEERANVIASAFAQIPQKVIWRYDGKKPDTLGPNTRLYKWIPQNDLLGHPKTKAFITHGGANGIYEAIYHGIPVVGIPLFADQPDNVAHMKTKGAAVRLDFDTMTSSDLLNALKTVIHDPSYKDNAMKLSRIQHDQPMKPLDRAVFWIEFVMRHKGAKHLRPASHDLTWFQYHSLDVIGFLLACVATTVFVIIKCLLCCWKFAKTGKKEKRE; from the exons ATGTCTCTGAAATGGATTCCACTTCTGCTGTTGCTACAAGTGAGTTGTTACTTTAGCCCTGGGAGTGCTGGAAAGGTGCTGGTGTGGCCCACAGAATACAGCCATTGGATCAATATGAAGACAATCCTGGATGAACTTGTCCAGAGAGGTCATGAAGTGACTGTTCTGACAGCTTCAGCTTCGATTCTTGTGGATCCAAACAAACCATCTGCTATTAAATTTGAGATTTATCCTGCATCTTTAACAAAACATGATTATGAGGCTATATTCAAAACACTGGTTGATACATGGACACGTCTGCCAAAAGATTCATTTTGGACACATTTTACACTAATGCAAGAAATCATTTGGCAATTTTCTGATAATGTTCTAAAGCTCTGTAACGATGCAGTTTTGAACAAGAAACTTATAGGAAAATTACAAGAAtcaaaatttgatttaatttttgcagATGCCGTAGGACTGTGTAGTGAGCTGCTGGCTGAGCTACTGCAAATACCGTTAGTGTACAGTCTCCGCGTCTCTCCAGGCCATACAATTGAAAAGTATGGTGGAGGACTTCCATTCCCACCTTCTTATGTACCTGTTGTTATGTCAGAATTAAGTGATCAAATGACATTCATGGAGAGGGtaaaaaatatgatatatgtgatttattttgacttttggtTCCAAACATTTAATGAGAAGAAGTGGGATCAGTTTTACAGTGAAGTACTAG gAAGAGCCACTAAATTATATGAGTTAATGAGGAAAGCTGAAATGTGGCTCGTTCGAACCTATTGGGATTTTGAATTTCCTCGCCCATTCTTACCACATTTTCAATTTATTGGAGGATATCACTGCAAACCTGCCAAATCCCTGCCTAAG GAAATGGAAGAGTTTGCCCAGAGCTCCGGAGAAAACGGCATTGTGGTGTTTACTCTGGGGTCAATGGTCAGCaacatgacagaagaaagagccaaTGTGATTGCATCAGCCTTTGCCCAGATTCCACAAAAG GTTATATGGAGATATGATGGCAAGAAACCAGACACCTTAGGGCCAAATACGCGGCTTTATAAGTGGATTCCCCAGAATGATCTTCTTG GTCATCCAAAAACCAAAGCCTTTATAACTCATGGTGGAGCCAACGGCATCTATGAGGCGATCTACCATGGGATCCCTGTGGTGGGCATTCCTTTGTTTGCGGATCAACCTGATAATGTTGCTCACATGAAGACCAAGGGAGCAGCTGTAAGACTGGACTTCGACACAATGACAAGTTCAGATTTGCTCAACGCATTGAAGACAGTCATACATGACCCATC ATATAAAgacaatgctatgaaattatCAAGAATTCAACATGATCAACCAATGAAGCCTTTAGATCGAGCAGTCTTCTGGATCGAGTTTGTCATGCGCCACAAAGGAGCCAAACACCTGCGGCCAGCCTCCCACGACCTCACCTGGTTTCAGTACCACTCTTTGGATGTGATTGGGTTCCTGCTGGCCTGTGTGGCAACCACTGTATTTGTCATCATAAAATGTCTGCTTTGTTGCTGGAAGTTTGctaaaacaggaaagaaggaaaaaagggagtaa